The following proteins are encoded in a genomic region of Coffea eugenioides isolate CCC68of chromosome 6, Ceug_1.0, whole genome shotgun sequence:
- the LOC113775554 gene encoding probable E3 ubiquitin-protein ligase LOG2, which produces MGNIGSTGVNNRRRSGSRRSHPPPPPPQPPQPEITANRYVFAAATPYPPQYPNPNAPHPYYQYPGYYPAPPPAMPVPLPAPYDHHHRMDPPHVNWVSGRYPCGPMMQPPTPYVEHQKAVTIRNDVNLKKETLRIEPDEANPGKYLVAFTFDATVAGSITIIFFAKEGEDCTLTPMKDSLLPPVTVSFEKGLAQKFRQPSGTGIDLSMFEEADLLKEGEMGVYPLAVKAEAFADNQSTSADGNTEPEPGSTNSQITQAVFEKEKGEYQVRVVTQILWVNGMRYELQEIFGIGNSVDSDFDGNDPGKECVICLSEPRDTTVLPCRHMCMCNGCAKVLRFQTNRCPICRQPVERLLEIKVSNAAEE; this is translated from the exons ATGGGTAATATTGGAAGTACAGGCGTAAACAACCGGCGAAGAAGCGGCAGCCGGCGGAGCCACCCACCGCCGCCGCCCCCCCAGCCACCTCAACCTGAGATTACTGCCAACCGATACGTTTTTGCCGCAGCGACCCCGTACCCTCCCCAATACCCAAACCCTAATGCTCCGCATCCCTATTACCAGTACCCTGGCTACTATCCGGCACCGCCACCGGCTATGCCGGTGCCTTTACCGGCTCCATACGATCACCACCACCGCATGGACCCGCCCCATGTCAATTGGGTCAGTGGCCGTTACCCTTGCGGGCCAATGATGCAACCACCCACACCCTATGTGGAGCATCAGAAGGCGGTCACCATCCGGAACGATGTTAAtctgaagaaggaaactttgcGGATTGAGCCCGACGAGGCCAATCCTGGCAAGTATCTTGTTGCTTTCACGTTTGATGCTACGGTTGCTGGGAG CATCACCATAATTTTCTTTGCAAAAGAAGGTGAAGACTGTACTCTTACTCCAATGAAGGATAGCTTACTTCCACCAGTAACAGTGTCTTTCGAAAAGGGCTTAGCACAGAAGTTTAGACAGCCCTCTGGAACTGGCATAGACCTCTCAATGTTTGAGGAAGCAGATTTGTTGAAGGAGGGGGAGATGGGTGTTTACCCCCTAGCTGTGAAGGCAGAGGCATTTGCAGATAATCAGAGTACATCAGCGGATGGAAACACAGAGCCAGAACCTGGATCGACAAACTCTCAGATTACCCAGGCGGTGTTTGAGAAAGAGAAAGGTGAATATCAGGTCAGGGTGGTGACGCAAATCTTATGGGTCAATGGCATGAGATATGAATTGCAAGAAATATTTGGGATAGGCAATTCAGTTGACAGTGACTTCGATGGAAATGATCCTGGAAAAGAATGTGTAATATGTCTTTCAGAACCCCGAGACACTACTGTCCTTCCATGTCGACACATG TGTATGTGCAACGGATGTGCCAAAGTTTTGAGGTTCCAAACAAATAGGTGCCCAATTTGCAGGCAGCCAGTTGAACGGCTTCTGGAGATTAAGGTTAGCAATGCAGCTGAGGAATGA